From the Deltaproteobacteria bacterium genome, the window AGTTCTTCATGGTAGTTGTGGTAGTTGAAGCGACGTACCTTGAATGGACAGTTGTTCGCGCAGTATCGAGTACCGATACAACGGTTATAAACCATGTCGTTCAAGCCTTCTTCACTGTGTACCGTTGCGGCAACAGGGCAAACCTGCTCACACGGAGCATTTTGACACTGTACACAACCGATAGGCTGCGAAAGAACCTGAGGATCTTCAGGGTCACCCGCAAAGTATCTATCGATACGCAGCCAATGCATTTCTCGGCCCCGTAGAACTTGGTCTTTTCCAACAACTGGGACAATGTTTTCTGCGTTACATGCGACAACGCATGCATTACAGCCATTACAGTTGGTTAAGTCGATGGACATTCCCCACTTGATGTCTTTGTACTCATGCTCGTCAAAGAGCGAGAGTAGTTGGGACGGCTCATAGTGGTCCATCTTCTTAAAACGCTTTGGATCGCCTTTGTATTCTTCGAGAGTTGATTCTCGGACCAAGGTGAGTGCGCGCTTTTCACGTTCTTCCAGCGCCGTTTGATCGATGTTGTGGTGCTCTTGAGTGCAGGCCAGCTTAAATTTCTTACCCGTATTCTCAATGACCAAATCATCGCGCTGGTGCAGAGTTGCCATGGAGCGAAGAGGTTGAACGTCTACGCCAACAACTTGCTGAGCGACACCAAGCTCGGTGTATCCGCCAACAAAGCCGGCTGCTGTTCGTCCGTAACCAATGGCTAAGGCAATAGAGCCGGTAGGTTGACCAGGAACCACGAGAGCCGCGATTTCGAGTTCAATACCTTCAGCTCGAACCTTGATGAGGTCTTCATCTTCAACCCCAAGGCGCTTTGCCGTAGCAGGGCTGAGGATAGCTGCGTTGTCCCAAGTAAGCTTGGTGAGGAAGTCAGGAACTTCTTGAAGCCATCCATTGTTTGCGAAGCGACCATCATGAACTTTTGAATCTGCGAAGAAGGTAAGTTCAAACTCACCGTTCTTAAGCTCATCAAATGTGAGGTCTGCACGCTTTGATGGTGCACTCACTGCAAAGCTGAGCAATTCTGGCTGAACAACAGGGTAGGCCGTATCCGTGATGAATCCATCATGAATAGCTTTTCGCCATGCCCATTCGGCGCCGTCTACTTTTGGAAGTGCTGCAAGCTCTACATCAACAACCGCAGGTGTTTCTGTTTCGTCAGCAGTTGCTTTATCTGCTTCCGCAGGCTCTGCAGGACTAGCGAGACCGCTAAATACGGCGCGGGTTAGTGCCTGACTGGATGCAACATCATTGCGAAGAAGCGAAAGTAGTTCAGCAACCGCGCGGCCATTGAAAAGTGGCTCAATCAACGGTTGCGCAATGCTTACGGTACCATCCCAAGTACGCGATTCGTTCCAAGTTTCGAGATAGTGGGTGCGTGGAAGGCTCCATGCGCATCCAAGTGATGTTTCATTAGGCGTTACTGTCAGAAAGACACTGTTCTTAACTTTACTCAGCGCACCTGAGAAATCCACATCTGCCGGAGCAGTATAAGAAGGGTTACCACCGAGGATAAGCAGGGTATCCACGGTACCGGCATTCATTGCGTCCGTTACCGCTTTTAAGCCCACTGCGTGGCCTTGGCGTCCCTGATCAGGTAGTTCTCGAAGAGTGACTGACTTGCCCATATTGCCCAAGGCAACGTTTAAGCGATGTCCAAGAGCAATGACATCTGCCGGATGCTGGTTACCAACTGCAACCACAGAGTTGCCTTGATGCTTCACTAAGTCTTTGCTCAGCGCCTTCACCCATTTTTGAATTTTTTTGTCCTGAGAGAACTTACCGACCTTAATCTTAGGTGCGCCAGTATCGACACCTTGCGCGGCAAGCTCTGCTTCAAGAAGAAGCATGAATGATTTAATTTGCTCATGTCGAAGTCCGAGACGGTGCTCAGCGCCCATGCCTGTGTTCGTCATACGCGATTCAATTGCGTAGAGACGGTTCATTTTACCCGCTTCAGGATCTCGCTGTGAGCTCCAGTCGCGTGAATGCTGGACATGATTTGGGTGAGCTGAGAGCAGCCCTGAATCGACGTCCACAATAATGTGGGCTTTCGTGAGAGCGAGGTCCGCGCGGTAATCACCGCCAAATGCCATACGCGATGCTTCTCGAGCGTTGTCGTCTGAGATGGCTTCGTATTCTACCCACTGAGCTTCTGGCATTGCTGCCATGAGTTGAGCTTTTTGAGCCGCTACGCTTAGTGAAGCGGTAGCTTCTGAGAGAATAGTTAGGCCTTTACCCGCAGCAGCTACCAGCCCTGCGAAGTGAGGCTTTGCCCACTCTTCAAATGCACTCCAGTCGGAAGGAGTACCCGCGCTACCGCCGTTGCTTCTTACAACGCTACTCAGGCGGTCTGGATCGTAAATATCGAGAATACTTGCCTGAGCGAAGCCGGTTGAGCCACCACTTGTACTTGGGTGAGTCTTGTTACCGTCAACTTTGATAGGGCGGCCATCAAAACTGGTGACGCTCAATGGAAGGCCTACTCCGGCCATATCGACAATACTTGTGAATGCTTTGGTTTTACCCGGAACCACGCCGGCAGGTCGCCGCGTGTGAGGTAAAATTTTCTCTTTCTCCCAGCAGCCGGTGGCGCCGGTTAGAGTTAGAGATGCACCCATAAGTTGCATGAATCGACGACGAGAAACCGAACCATTTTGGCCGACATCTACATCTTTGAACTCGCGGCTGACAAACTCTTGAAACTCTTCAGTTTCGGAGAGTTCAGACAGGCTCCGCCAGTACTTCTTCTCTTCTTTGGCTGA encodes:
- a CDS encoding TAT-variant-translocated molybdopterin oxidoreductase gives rise to the protein MSPLNSAKEEKKYWRSLSELSETEEFQEFVSREFKDVDVGQNGSVSRRRFMQLMGASLTLTGATGCWEKEKILPHTRRPAGVVPGKTKAFTSIVDMAGVGLPLSVTSFDGRPIKVDGNKTHPSTSGGSTGFAQASILDIYDPDRLSSVVRSNGGSAGTPSDWSAFEEWAKPHFAGLVAAAGKGLTILSEATASLSVAAQKAQLMAAMPEAQWVEYEAISDDNAREASRMAFGGDYRADLALTKAHIIVDVDSGLLSAHPNHVQHSRDWSSQRDPEAGKMNRLYAIESRMTNTGMGAEHRLGLRHEQIKSFMLLLEAELAAQGVDTGAPKIKVGKFSQDKKIQKWVKALSKDLVKHQGNSVVAVGNQHPADVIALGHRLNVALGNMGKSVTLRELPDQGRQGHAVGLKAVTDAMNAGTVDTLLILGGNPSYTAPADVDFSGALSKVKNSVFLTVTPNETSLGCAWSLPRTHYLETWNESRTWDGTVSIAQPLIEPLFNGRAVAELLSLLRNDVASSQALTRAVFSGLASPAEPAEADKATADETETPAVVDVELAALPKVDGAEWAWRKAIHDGFITDTAYPVVQPELLSFAVSAPSKRADLTFDELKNGEFELTFFADSKVHDGRFANNGWLQEVPDFLTKLTWDNAAILSPATAKRLGVEDEDLIKVRAEGIELEIAALVVPGQPTGSIALAIGYGRTAAGFVGGYTELGVAQQVVGVDVQPLRSMATLHQRDDLVIENTGKKFKLACTQEHHNIDQTALEEREKRALTLVRESTLEEYKGDPKRFKKMDHYEPSQLLSLFDEHEYKDIKWGMSIDLTNCNGCNACVVACNAENIVPVVGKDQVLRGREMHWLRIDRYFAGDPEDPQVLSQPIGCVQCQNAPCEQVCPVAATVHSEEGLNDMVYNRCIGTRYCANNCPFKVRRFNYHNYHEEL